The DNA segment ttaaaagcaaaattcaggcCTGCTCTTAATATGGTAGAGtcaaatttatctttattctTGATTTACCTAATGTTGGGTCCTCATCCGGACTTTTAAAAGTGCACCCGATGCACAAAGCATCCCGCATAGGGTCTGGGGAAGGGCCGCACCTTaaagggtgtgatgtagacaacctaccctaatgcaagcattagtggctgcttccacGACTCGAACCTGTGTTCTATAGGTCACACAGaaacaactttaccgttgctccaacgCTCCCCTCTAAGGCTCATCCAAACTTCTGAGTTTTGATATTTTAGCTTCTGATCATGCAGCTGTGGCAGGGATTGATACCATGGCTTTTACTTCAATTGGTGTAAGCCTGGTGACTTACTTTTATGGGTATATGAACTTCAGCTTAACAAAATCTGCCACTACTGTCACAAATTTCATGGGAACCGCATTCTTGCTCTCATTATTTGGAGCCTTTCTCTCAGATACTTACTTCTCCAGATTCAAGACTTATGTTCTGTTTGGCAGCATTCAAGTCTTGGTATTTCTTATTTCTACCTCTTGGCTaagcaagaaaataaaaagagtctaTGCAGAATCAAGATTTGACTTTGATCATTCTTTCATTTGTTAGGGATATGCACTTCTAGCTGTTCAAGCACATTTCAGCCAACTGAGACCATTTCCTTGCAAGAATGTACCCTTAAGCCAAAGCAATCAATGTGAATCTGCAGATATAGGCCAATTGGCAATCTTGTATGGAGGCATTTATCTAATAGCACTCGGAAACAGTGGTGTCAAAGCAGCTTTGCCATCTTTGGGTGCCGATCAATTTGATGAAAAGGATCCGAAAGAGGCTGCTAAGTTATCAAGTTACTTCAATTGGCTACTGTTCTTTATCACCGTTGGAGTCATGCTTGGTGTTACATTTTTAGTCTGGATAAGTGATAGCCAAGGATGGGATTGGTCTTTTGGTGTCTGCTGTATAGCAGTTGGTTTGGCAATCCTGCTCTTAACCATGGGAAAACCATTTTACAGAAACAACATTCCTAAAGGAAGCCCTCTTATGCGTATCACGCAGGTTTTTGTTGCAGCTTTTAGAAACAGAAATCTCCCATTACCACAAAACAAAGAAGATTTACATCAGATCAAGAGTAGAGAACCTGAAAATGGAACAGAGATTCTTCAAAGGACTGATCAATTCAAGTACTTAACATCACTCTTTTTCTGATCTTTTGGTTGATATATTGCTCCAGCTAACCAAATTCCCACAATATGTACAGATTTTTGGACAGGGCAGCCATACTGAGGACAAAACAAGAAGCATCTACATCAAGTGCACATGGACAATGGAGCCTCTGCACTATTTCACAAGTTGAAGAAACAAAGATTGTAGTCCGAATGCTCCCAATAATACTGAGCACTGTCTTCATGAACACTTGCATGGCTCAACTCCAGACCTTCACTATTCAGCAAAGTCTAACAATGAACAGAAAAATCCGAAACTTTGAGATCCCAGGGCCTTCAATAACTGTAATTCCACAATTGTTCCAACTCTTCCTGATCCCAGTCTATGATCGTATTTTCGTTCCAATAGCAAGAAAACTTACAGAGATCCCTTCTGGGATTCGACAACTCCAACGTATAGGTGTTGGACTAGTAATTACAGCAGTTTCTATGGCAGTAGCTGCAGTTGTAGAAAGTCACAGGAAATCAGTTGCCATTGAGCACAACATGGTTGATTCAGCCAGTCCATTACCTATGAGTGTGTTCTGGCTCGGATACCAATACGTAATATTTGCAACAGCTGAAATATTTACATTGGTGGGGTTGCTTGATTTCTTTTATGCAGAGAGCACATCAGGCATGAAATCACTGAGTATGGCCATTTCTTGGTCTTCTCTGGCATTTGGGTACTTCACAAGCTCATTGGTGGTGAGTGTAATTAACAAGGTGAGTGGTGGCTGGTTAGCTAATAACAACTTGAACAGAGACAAGCTCGACTACTTCTATTGGTTGCTAGCAGGAGTCAGTGTGCTGAACTTTGGGTTTTATTTACTGTGTGCATCTTGGTATAAATATAAGAAGCTAGAACTGAATCGAGAAGATGCTACCTCTGATAAGAAGGCCAAGGGGAAAATGGAAACATGTGGCGTTTAAGAAATATTCTTCCTTAGTGTTTGACCtaaattatataatataataaCAATGTACTTATTTCCCTAGTCTCCATGTAGTCCTGCACTCAGTATTTTTAGTTGATCAAGTGTTCAGAAATGCAAATGATCATAGTATCTAGCACACCCAAAGTGTATCTAGGAGAAAAATCCTGGCAATATGGTTTTAGGCTTAGCTACAGCATGGCACTCCAAATATGAAGTACGGTTAACACCCATACACCTTTTGCGttcacagctccatcgaagaacattttccaagcattggtgtcttccAATATTACCTCAACTGAATTGATTGGAACGGAGGAACTAAACAATACATCacaatataaaataatttttcccttttctttttgggAAGGGAGAGGGTGAGGAGGAAGGAGAAGTAAAATGCAATAACAGCAGGTATTAACATGGGCATGAAATTTGagacttgagttgttatttgaTCCAAGTAAACTGTGACAACCTAATGTAATACATTAAACCTTCACTCTAAGTTCTTCATTGCTAAACTATTCCTCGCTTAATTAAATGTTGAATGTCTAGTTATTAGGAAAAAGGCAAAGtgcatttcttcttcttttttacttCTTTCAATACCAGAGCTTGGATAAAGTAGCAAAAAAAACAACTAACTGGTTGAAGTATCCATGAACTGTGCCGAAATTGGATTGAGTCAGACAATCCCATAAACGAAGCAAACGTGTTAGAAACCAAGGGTACCCGGAAAATTAACATCCTGGAACCACCTACTTTAAAATCTGCAGTTTTCTACTGACAGAATTTAAGGTCACATATTACATGAACAGTATCTCATATTCGTCCTCTAGTTACCACAGGATGAACTGAGGAAACAGGAGGCTATGATGTCAGATCCTGTTTCTGGCCCACATGCTAATTGCAGAATCCTAACAACTCATCTGATCGACCCTAAGAGACTGTATATCTCTCTAATATGTCTCCACAAAAGATAGGTTAGGAGGCAACAAATTAGAAGGGCTAGGAAAACAAGCATCATTTGATGTGAACTTGGGCATAGGCTAAGACGAGACAGACCATCTTAGAGATTCCTTTAGCAAGTTTACGTAATTAGAGCAATTCACATACTTAAAACAAGCTTTCATTTAGAGCAATATCGAGAGCAAGTGTTCAGTTATTATCATAAACTTACGTAATACAAGGACTTTTTCAATCTCGATTAATTGTCACTCCTTCAGATTTACAAAATAGAGTTACTCATTCCTTTCCATTCACTTTCAATTTACAAGCGATATGATGTACAAATCCGGCAACCATTTTCAATCTTCACAGTGAGGAAGATTGAGAATCTACACTACAGCACGCTGAGACTGGTTAATAAGTAAATAAAAGATGTAATTCCCCTACCATCTAACATCCAATGTTAAAGGCTCTGGAGggacaagaaaagatgaaattttGGTAAAGGACATATTCGacatcaaattactccatgacGATGAATCTACTTCAATAAAAGGTCTGACCTTCTTAATGAAACGCGGCTTCAAGACCTCTTCCTCAAACCTTGCTGTTACTTCAAACCATGAACGTTCAACAGCTGGCTTTGTTCTCCACTGCCCCAAAGCAGTCCAGTATGTGTCATTGCTGGGAATACCTCTTTCCAACTCCATCTGGAAGCGAAAAAGGGTCAAGTCTTCAACTTTCACTTTTAAAAGATCTAAAGTTGCAATCTGACTCGTCCTGCCACCTAGAAAACTCCTTAGAACTTTTCCGAGTAATGTTATCTTCTGACTCAGAAAATCACTATACAAGCTCCGCTTTCTGTAAATATGCCTTGTATAACATTTTTCAGCTAGCAACTTGATGATTCTTCTCGGTATAAAGGCAGTTTCAATTCTTAAACCAGGGTTTCTGGTCCTATATGCAAGTACTGATGCAGATCCACTAGCATGTACTGGAAGTAACGGTATGCAGGATGATTGCCAAACATATCCAAATTCACAACCTCCCGACTTGGTCAAAATGCTTCCATTTACCAATTTAAGCAACGCAGAAATGTTGAAAATTGATATTTTATCCGCACCTTTAACTTCTACAGTGATGCCCTCACCAACAAGGATCCTTTTCAACCCCGTATAGGAAGAGTTCAGCTGTTAAAAAGGCAAACAACAAAATGTCATTAGCCCAATATGAAAATGTAATGATTATAATAAATCTTACTTTCACTGTTCGAACAGAATACATAAAGAAGGCATCAAGTGATGACAAATCACATTGTAGCAACAGTAGCTGCAAGACTAGCAAGAAGAGATCAAAGCACAAATCTATACCCATCCCCTTCAAGAGTataatttaaatgattaaagGAATATGTCAAACATCAACATCCAAACAGGCTATGTCGCACCATGTCTAAGCACAATTCTCCGTGGTATAATATGATAATATTCATATCCTCGCATTATGTAATCGAACTTAACAGCTAGAAAACCAATCATGGTGCACATAGGCTAGTTTGACATTTTTTCACCATTAGAGCTTCAAGTCAGTCAAATAGATTGAACAAGAAATATATCACATCCATTCACAAATTTGATGTTCTCTTCCCCTGAGACAGATTAGAAGTTCTAAAACATTTTGCATCTAAAGAAGTTGCATGTATACATGTAGTGGTTCTATTTTGGACGAAACCTAGATAAGTCTATAACAACTTTGCTGATATAATCGCAGCTTCCGTTCGATCTGATAAGTCAACTGAAACTTCAAGGAGGTTAGCACTTATAAATATGCTGAACATAAGGACTTCAAAGGTTTTGCCCTGTGATAACTTGATACACAAAGACTATGGAAAACTACTTCATTCGGCACTCCAACATTAGAATCAAAAACCAAATACTACATCTTTAAGATACTTCCACTTCAATTACAACACAATCCAAATTTGCAATCAATCTGAGGTGGATCTACAATTTCTAGTCAGCAAGTGCGGAGTACCACTACACTCGCTAATCCTTTGTAACAgtaggtacaagttaaaaaaTTTAAACTATATATATAGAACCCGAGCTAAACAGGGTGCTATCCACtactcaacaacaacaaaaaaaaacccaATTTAATctcataagtggggtctgggcACTAACCTATAAAAGTATAGAGGATGCTATCCACTACTCCTTTGTGACAATAGGTGCAGCCTTAGTGtgtgcataaatttaaaaaatttcaacCATACATATAAAATTTAACAAAAGAAAAGTGAAACAATAAATAAAGATAGACATACGGGTAAGTTCAAAGAGAGGTAATCATCATCTCCAGTAGCATACAATTCAAATGGCCCTTGAATTTTCAAGACATCAAGAGTAGCCTTCGAACCAATCTCTTTAACCAATGACTCAAAGTCAGATTCATTCTTGTTAAGAAAGTTAAAGTCTTTCCACTGAGACACTTCATCTGACATCAAGAACACAAATTCCATCTTCCCCATTCGAACCCGAAACTCATACTTCCTTAAAGTTCCAAACTTTAATTTCTTCACATCCAATTTGGAAACTCTCAAGTCCTCCAAATCCCATTTCTCTTTCTCAGCAATCCCTTTTAATACATCCTGAAAACATATATACCAAAGAGAACCGTAAAACACATTAGAGAATCATGATAGTTATTTAATTACAGTAATTAAGCAAAACCCGGTTGGGTAATTGAACAAACCTGGAGAAAAGGGTGAGGTGAAGATTGGGGATGTTCGAAGTAGTTGATTCTGGGATAAATGAAGTGAGAGATGTTGAAGGGTAAAGGGGATGAGGAAGTGGCAATTGAAATTGGAGAAAGAAGGACAAAGATTAGGAGAAAAGTAGAAGAATGGGTATGGATCATTGTTGGCTTTTGATTTTGCTATGCAAATGGCAATGGGATTAAAGGCTTTGCTTTCTGCAGAGACAACACAGATCTGTAGAGGGACTATTTGGGACACCGCATTATATTGtacaacataattccttatcaaTCCATTCAAATAAGTTTGAGTTggttatatatttattttggtgAGTCCGAAACTTTTTTAATCATTCTTCGGACAAAAAATACTTTTGTattactttaaaaaaaaagttacataaatgagtaaaacccagtattatactgcgaattactttaacgaaaattttgccgttaaagtaattcgcagtatagtactgcggtttacttaaaatattatttttttgtaattcgcagtactataTTGTGTTTTACTAAGATGCTGGACCTATATTTTATTAAAgctgttcgcagtattatactgcgttatacttaaaatgcagtataatactgcgaacaacttcaataaaatatagcctcttcttcttctttggacCACTGAACCGAAGAAAACCAAACACCTTCGATTCTGCTGGTCCCCCCACCCCCCGCGTCAAACTTAAAAAAAATTTGGGCCCCACCCATCACCTAAAGAGCAAGGAGTGTAAGTCTCACATACAAGACAAactttggattccttctttcgggtgcaaaaattcgatttcaatcaaattcaaaaaacttaaatcgaggtatttcaattttgtttatgtcgaaactcgtatagtacatgcatatttgtattgtttaatgtgtttccatgttaatttgtgttatgtttgtgtttaaatttgtatcttatttatacccggattgatttattagctttggtacaaaaaattgttaaaatttgataaattatttgtattgttaaaaaattaatattatttattttgtttgttgttcatatttgtattttatgttagttgtttttatatgtaatagtgaccttttagcgtagtaaaataaatagccttttagcgtagtaaaatatagagccttttagtgtagtaaaatatagagtctgttagtgttgtaaaatatagagcttgttagtgttgtaaaatatagagccttttagcgtagtaaaatgtagagtcttttagcgtagagtctatgtagtttaagtatgtagtaattgcaaactctatccaattacactttacaaaattaattatttaatttataacaataaacttacaaaagtaacaaattcctatatgttgtaaaattaactcaaaaattgagcctggaacccatacataattattcagtccaattgtaaacataattaattatttaatttattaagctagcacacacaattgtaaaaatgttaaaattgacacgcataataatgaaggataactcggtgctaccgggccttaaaaatcgagtctggaacccatacataattattcagtccaattgtaaacataattaattatttaatttattagttagcacacacaattctaaaaatgttaaaattgacacgcataataattaaggataactcagtgctaccgggcctcaaaaatcgagtctggaacccatacataattattcagtccaattgtaaacataattaattattaatttattaagctagcacacacaattctaaaaatattaaaattgacacgcataataattaaggataactcggtgctaccagGCCTTAAAAATCGAGCCTGGAactcatacataattattcagtccaattgtaaacataattaattatttaatttattaagctagcacACATAACtctaaaaatgttaaaattgacacgaataataattaaggataactcggtgctaccgggcctcaaaaaatgagcctggaacccatacataattattcagtccaattgtaaatataattaattatttaatttattaagcaagcacacaattctaaaaatgttaaaattgacacgaataataattaaggataactcggtgctaccgggcctcaaaaaatgagcctggaacccatacataattattcagtccaattgtaaacataattaattatttaatttattaagctaacacacacaattctaaaaatgttgaaattgacacgcataataattaaggataactcggtgctaccgggcctcaaaaaatgagcctgaaacccatacataattattcagtccaattataaacataattaattatttaatttattaagctaacacacacaattctaaaaatgttgaattgacacgcataattattaatgataactcggtgctactgggcctcaaaaaatgagtctggaacccatacataattattcagtccaattgtaaacataattaattatttaatttattaagctaacatacacaattaattttgtttaaattatagtagacgacatggactttccTCCGCCTGCGCATTCCGGACATGCCGAGGATCAGCTACTAGTGTtgcagggcgaccataggtcctccTTTGTATGAGAGGGACAGCTATCGATGCAGCCTCTACGCCCTAGGAGACCTGACGATTTGTGGGAGTTCATTGGGTAGCATCATTTCCATGCCTGTGTAGTCGCGCGCCTACAGGCTACGGGCTTCTATACGATTTTTGAGCTTGGACGGATGcagcttgattggtctctcatcacggccttggtagagcggtggcgaccggaggcgcacacttttcacttgcccactggagaggccaccatcacgctggaggatgttcaggttttgtacgGGCTGCGCGTAGATGGACAGGCCGTAGCACTGCCCCAGTACATTAGATCCATGACGCGTGCACAGTTTTTGGATATGATGGGGAATCTTACTGGTTATAGACCTCAGGGTGACGCTGGGGGCAGTCGCGTTGCTTTGTCAGCCATCAGAGATCATATGGCATTTTTGCACCCAGACATTACCGGCGAGACTGAGGATCTCCACATTGAGAGGTACACGCGGTTGGCGCTGCTCCTGCTTTTCGggtgtgtcttgttcccgaacacttcagggagtaaagtgagtatgcgctttcTTCATCATCTTCAGCAGCTGGATGGTTTACCCCAGTACAGTTGGAGTGTTGCTGTTCTCGCATACCTATATAGGAGAATGTGTCGGGCGAGCATGGGCCCAGcggtggacatatgtggttttctgcccctcctatagtacacaagaaacacaaacattgcaaaacgtagtattatactagaactaaaaccatcactgcacAAAGGATAACAGTACACAGAAAAACAAACAAtagaactaaaaccatcactgcacaaaggataactaaaaccagcttttttcacatggttttcatcttttttagAACGAcgagacaactccataaaacgtagtactatactacgctttatgtgttaaatttttttgcaataaaccagcttttttcacatggttttcatcttttttagaacgacaagacaacttcataaaacgtagtactatactacgctttatgtgttaaatttttctgcaataaaccaactttttcacatggttttcttcttttttagaacgacaagacaactccataaaacgtagtactatactacgctttatgtattttgtctcgcctataaataatggCATCAttatagttattttgtgtgctcaaaaattagtaaaagcaatatttcattaaaagtaagatttttttttttactaaaagcaaatatttcatcaaatggctcaacctcttcgtgcaccaaagtgcaactgtggaaaagaatgctcgatgcaaaattgttgggacgatGGTGAAGTTGGACGTCGCTACTGTTGCTGTATGAACCAGTTATACAAGGTTCCcagcgaacctatttgtgattttcaggaatgggttgatgaaccatgttatcaggaatgctacagagaacaactgcagtttcttcataatatgtgtttatgccaacaggaaacacaaagagaaaacgatagaattattgtagaaatgagggcgaaactgaaggaggtgggtgaagaaaaatggaaagcacaatggaattgtgaagcacaaaaggaacgaaaagaaaaatataaacgggaacttgcggaggtgaaggcgaaactgaaagaggtagaagaagaaaaagaacgaatggaagaacgatttaagtggttggagcggagaataaatggcaACCGGGACTAAACATTTgcttgtatgtgtttagtgtattttttatatttcatgtatttttattatgttggcctgttatgtttgtgtttgtgttgtagtaatgctttattttaattgaagtgcaagataagtttaagtgcttgtgttgttatatgaaactatcaaaccacgctttacatattacatTTCCTACAATTAAATAGCTTTTTCTTCACTCATTTCaaattgtggaacataattttatttgatatatattgcaacatacacaagtaaaAACATGTATTACAAAAAATaataccaaaataaaagactaggggtatccttgatatagtttgttgccccatatccaacttgttgaaagcacttcaacgcatgtgcgcacggcatgtggtagatggtccatttcccacatgaacataaccttctattttcattcaccgtctgtagattattcccacggtgtccgcggatagcggtcttaacttcaaaaacaccccgttcatgatcgtactgaagaaatgaatgccactgtgctcgcctcctggacctttcaaatcttctcatgggtattggcataaattgaacacccctgtccatcaatgctgatgcagctgcatgcctttcaacaaacctctccgcattctgtttgaatgtcatgcggaccatggcagtgacagacagtccacgggcagacttcaacaagTCGTTGAATGACTACGACACATTTGTAGtgagggctccccatcgtctgccgctatcagcatgcaatgtccacatatgaagctcatgccccatcaaccaagtataggctcgtggttctaactaccggatcgcttccatgcgcctcgtgaatttgcactgtggtgctcagttgcagccagccacattaagtca comes from the Nicotiana sylvestris chromosome 4, ASM39365v2, whole genome shotgun sequence genome and includes:
- the LOC104217965 gene encoding protein NRT1/ PTR FAMILY 4.5-like translates to MGICRDIKTEAQQLPRKGGTRAALFVYAVAGIDTMAFTSIGVSLVTYFYGYMNFSLTKSATTVTNFMGTAFLLSLFGAFLSDTYFSRFKTYVLFGSIQVLGYALLAVQAHFSQLRPFPCKNVPLSQSNQCESADIGQLAILYGGIYLIALGNSGVKAALPSLGADQFDEKDPKEAAKLSSYFNWLLFFITVGVMLGVTFLVWISDSQGWDWSFGVCCIAVGLAILLLTMGKPFYRNNIPKGSPLMRITQVFVAAFRNRNLPLPQNKEDLHQIKSREPENGTEILQRTDQFKFLDRAAILRTKQEASTSSAHGQWSLCTISQVEETKIVVRMLPIILSTVFMNTCMAQLQTFTIQQSLTMNRKIRNFEIPGPSITVIPQLFQLFLIPVYDRIFVPIARKLTEIPSGIRQLQRIGVGLVITAVSMAVAAVVESHRKSVAIEHNMVDSASPLPMSVFWLGYQYVIFATAEIFTLVGLLDFFYAESTSGMKSLSMAISWSSLAFGYFTSSLVVSVINKVSGGWLANNNLNRDKLDYFYWLLAGVSVLNFGFYLLCASWYKYKKLELNREDATSDKKAKGKMETCGV
- the LOC104217966 gene encoding protein TUNICAMYCIN INDUCED 1, translating into MIHTHSSTFLLIFVLLSPISIATSSSPLPFNISHFIYPRINYFEHPQSSPHPFLQDVLKGIAEKEKWDLEDLRVSKLDVKKLKFGTLRKYEFRVRMGKMEFVFLMSDEVSQWKDFNFLNKNESDFESLVKEIGSKATLDVLKIQGPFELYATGDDDYLSLNLPLNSSYTGLKRILVGEGITVEVKGADKISIFNISALLKLVNGSILTKSGGCEFGYVWQSSCIPLLPVHASGSASVLAYRTRNPGLRIETAFIPRRIIKLLAEKCYTRHIYRKRSLYSDFLSQKITLLGKVLRSFLGGRTSQIATLDLLKVKVEDLTLFRFQMELERGIPSNDTYWTALGQWRTKPAVERSWFEVTARFEEEVLKPRFIKKVRPFIEVDSSSWSNLMSNMSFTKISSFLVPPEPLTLDVRW
- the LOC138890452 gene encoding serine/threonine-protein phosphatase 7 long form homolog — its product is MQLDWSLITALVERWRPEAHTFHLPTGEATITLEDVQVLYGLRVDGQAVALPQYIRSMTRAQFLDMMGNLTGYRPQGDAGGSRVALSAIRDHMAFLHPDITGETEDLHIERYTRLALLLLFGCVLFPNTSGSKVSMRFLHHLQQLDGLPQYSWSVAVLAYLYRRMCRASMGPAVDICGFLPLL